From Bacillota bacterium, the proteins below share one genomic window:
- a CDS encoding deaminase — MKKEIKTEHAPKAIGPYSQAVQWGNLLFVSGQIPLDVNGQIVGTTIEEQTHQVLANLKAILEEAGSRVENLLEVTVFLTDMASFDAFNRTYGQWLGEGVKPARAVVEVSALPKGVLVEVMAKAYVDA; from the coding sequence GTGAAAAAGGAGATCAAAACTGAGCATGCCCCTAAGGCCATCGGCCCATATTCCCAAGCGGTGCAGTGGGGTAATCTTTTGTTTGTCTCGGGCCAAATTCCCTTGGATGTCAATGGTCAAATTGTGGGGACAACCATCGAAGAGCAAACCCACCAAGTCTTGGCTAACCTGAAGGCGATCCTGGAGGAAGCCGGTAGCCGGGTGGAGAACCTGCTGGAGGTTACGGTTTTCCTCACCGATATGGCCAGTTTTGACGCGTTTAACAGAACCTACGGGCAATGGTTAGGTGAAGGGGTAAAACCAGCCCGGGCAGTGGTGGAGGTTTCTGCCTTACCCAAGGGTGTACTGGTCGAAGTGATGGCCAAGGCTTACGTAGATGCCTAG
- a CDS encoding LacI family transcriptional regulator — MQPRIRDVAKLAGVSDATVSHVINNTCPVSPETRKRVEAAIKELNYRPNVVARSLRVKNTQTIGLVVPNVMNHFFGAIAVDLEKTVAKEGYSLFVCNTMSNPTHERKLLESLAGRRVDGVVMAPAVDSPDALEPLTRLNIPVVFIDRVISGTDYSHVLTNNAAVAGQVVDHLVEDGYVRIVAVVEDDLGSTIRERLQGFKSAAARYGKVEPKLFSFAKQSEAELVALCKEGPKTAVFPLNYQASIRSLRVFRQAEIRFPDDVGFFMFDESEWNEIVVPAISSVKQSAAEVAKEAARLIIRATSEQVQEKVVVPAKLFVRESCSTACMNRYRQKG; from the coding sequence GTGCAACCGCGTATCCGTGATGTAGCGAAGCTCGCCGGAGTCTCCGATGCTACGGTGTCTCACGTTATCAATAATACATGTCCTGTAAGTCCGGAAACCAGAAAACGGGTGGAAGCAGCTATTAAGGAGTTGAATTATAGACCTAATGTCGTGGCCCGGAGCTTACGGGTGAAGAATACCCAGACCATCGGGCTGGTGGTTCCCAACGTGATGAACCACTTCTTTGGTGCCATTGCCGTTGACTTGGAAAAAACCGTGGCCAAGGAAGGATACTCCCTATTTGTCTGCAACACGATGTCGAACCCAACCCATGAGCGCAAGTTGCTGGAGTCCCTTGCGGGCAGAAGGGTAGATGGTGTGGTGATGGCACCAGCTGTCGATAGTCCCGATGCCTTAGAGCCCTTAACACGTTTGAATATTCCGGTGGTGTTTATTGACCGGGTGATCTCCGGCACCGATTATTCCCATGTACTGACAAACAACGCGGCAGTTGCCGGTCAAGTGGTGGATCACTTGGTGGAAGACGGTTATGTGCGGATCGTGGCGGTGGTGGAAGATGATCTGGGCTCGACGATCCGTGAACGATTGCAGGGATTTAAGTCGGCTGCTGCCCGGTATGGTAAGGTGGAACCAAAGCTCTTCAGTTTTGCCAAACAGTCCGAGGCCGAGTTGGTCGCCTTGTGCAAGGAAGGTCCCAAAACCGCCGTGTTTCCTTTAAACTATCAAGCTTCGATCCGATCTTTACGGGTATTTAGACAGGCGGAGATTCGTTTTCCCGATGATGTGGGTTTCTTTATGTTCGACGAAAGCGAATGGAATGAGATTGTGGTCCCCGCCATTTCCAGTGTAAAGCAGTCGGCGGCGGAGGTGGCCAAGGAGGCGGCAAGGCTGATTATACGAGCGACTAGCGAGCAGGTCCAGGAGAAGGTTGTGGTCCCTGCTAAGTTGTTTGTGCGGGAATCTTGTTCGACGGCTTGTATGAACAGGTATCGACAAAAGGGGTAG
- a CDS encoding extracellular solute-binding protein, with the protein MATRKAYEKVAYLIREEILSGRLSPGEQLPSERELADRFDVSRDTIRRGIAVVAEMGILERIPGRGTFVAQRDSDSGKQVTLKLAQFNSGGKIVELFARRIIPAFEAKYPAISVVLTTEASPDIVVTDDAHIRHYINTGQIISLAPWMKQLDLDEYYPEAMEPVMMESTLWAFPRAFSPVMMFYNASLLKEHNIPLPEPDWKWEDFVVLAALATDLKEGYRGFAWTVNPKRWMAFVFQNAGAMLKDPYTSNMDADEVVEAMGFYADLVHRYHIGSLPKDMTRFSANNELFLQGKSAFVANGAFSIVEYRNLGFQWGVVPLPQGKVRATCLAGEYMAISRHCPWPELAWEFIRFVAGREVQGLLAEVGYGLPPSRAVIKQLSSEHRLFLEELPFARLAWEGRTIEPWLLAINESWRAWSGKEEVRTVCERIKQAQDVLLRKNLLTQGEERPECIL; encoded by the coding sequence TTGGCAACGCGCAAAGCCTACGAGAAAGTGGCGTATCTGATTCGGGAGGAGATCTTGTCTGGTAGGTTGTCCCCTGGTGAACAACTGCCTTCGGAACGGGAATTAGCCGACCGGTTTGATGTTAGCAGGGACACCATCCGCCGTGGAATCGCCGTCGTGGCGGAAATGGGGATCTTGGAAAGAATCCCTGGGCGCGGTACCTTTGTTGCCCAAAGGGACTCGGATTCCGGAAAACAGGTGACCTTGAAACTGGCCCAGTTCAATTCCGGTGGGAAGATTGTGGAACTGTTTGCGAGGAGAATTATCCCGGCCTTTGAAGCTAAGTATCCCGCCATCTCGGTGGTTTTGACCACAGAAGCTAGCCCCGATATCGTGGTCACCGACGATGCCCATATTCGGCACTACATCAATACTGGTCAGATCATCAGTTTGGCCCCGTGGATGAAACAGTTGGATCTGGACGAATACTACCCGGAAGCTATGGAACCGGTCATGATGGAGAGTACACTGTGGGCCTTTCCACGGGCTTTCTCACCGGTGATGATGTTTTATAACGCTTCGTTACTTAAAGAGCATAACATTCCTTTGCCTGAACCCGATTGGAAATGGGAGGATTTCGTGGTGCTGGCGGCTTTGGCCACCGATTTGAAGGAAGGGTACAGGGGATTTGCTTGGACTGTGAATCCGAAAAGGTGGATGGCTTTTGTCTTCCAAAACGCTGGCGCGATGCTCAAGGATCCCTACACTTCAAACATGGACGCCGATGAAGTAGTTGAGGCAATGGGATTTTATGCTGATCTGGTCCATAGATACCATATTGGATCATTGCCCAAGGACATGACCCGTTTTTCCGCAAACAACGAGCTGTTCTTACAGGGTAAATCGGCCTTTGTGGCCAACGGTGCCTTTAGTATTGTGGAGTATCGCAACCTTGGTTTTCAATGGGGAGTGGTACCCTTGCCCCAGGGCAAAGTGCGTGCCACGTGCTTAGCCGGAGAGTATATGGCCATCAGCCGGCACTGCCCTTGGCCGGAACTGGCCTGGGAATTTATCAGGTTCGTGGCTGGGCGGGAAGTACAGGGTTTATTGGCGGAGGTCGGTTATGGATTGCCACCCAGTCGGGCGGTGATAAAGCAGTTGTCTTCGGAGCACCGTCTCTTCTTAGAGGAGCTGCCCTTTGCGCGGCTGGCCTGGGAAGGTCGGACCATTGAACCGTGGCTGTTAGCTATTAACGAATCCTGGCGCGCCTGGTCGGGCAAGGAAGAGGTCAGGACCGTCTGTGAGCGCATTAAACAGGCCCAGGATGTACTGCTAAGAAAGAACCTCCTGACCCAAGGGGAGGAGCGACCTGAATGTATATTGTGA
- a CDS encoding M55 family metallopeptidase, giving the protein MRKFMIRCDIEGASGVVSYQQSDPAGSEYAFGQKMFMDDLVALVDSLNSIGAKEIVIYDEHFYGRNIDISVLPSNVRAICGKPPYRPDWPGGLDSSFTGLILLGFHAKEGTEGALLPHTYESDIKDIRLNGLSVGEIGVEAAIAGDVGVPTVLVIADSAGAEEAEELLPGVFTVSVKEALGESGALCYSSQWVRKAIEEKVRELGLAAELPKPFVVPGPVRMEVDLYPGDFLTAMKEQYSAQMNGDTVVLEGKNVTEVWAKYWQMKLVCLERLS; this is encoded by the coding sequence ATGCGTAAATTCATGATTAGATGTGATATCGAAGGCGCCAGCGGTGTGGTTAGCTACCAGCAGAGTGATCCGGCGGGAAGCGAATATGCCTTTGGACAGAAAATGTTCATGGACGACTTGGTTGCGCTGGTAGACAGTCTAAACAGTATCGGTGCCAAGGAGATTGTGATCTATGATGAGCACTTCTACGGCAGGAATATTGATATCAGTGTCCTGCCGAGCAATGTACGGGCCATCTGTGGCAAACCACCCTACCGTCCCGATTGGCCTGGCGGTCTTGATTCGTCTTTCACCGGACTGATTCTGTTGGGTTTCCATGCGAAAGAGGGTACAGAAGGCGCCTTGCTGCCCCATACATACGAATCGGATATTAAGGATATCCGGTTAAATGGGTTGTCGGTGGGTGAGATCGGCGTGGAAGCGGCCATCGCCGGAGACGTGGGGGTTCCCACAGTGTTGGTGATCGCTGACAGTGCTGGGGCGGAGGAGGCAGAGGAGCTATTGCCCGGTGTCTTTACTGTCTCGGTAAAGGAAGCCCTAGGGGAGAGCGGTGCCCTGTGCTATTCTTCCCAATGGGTCCGGAAGGCTATTGAGGAAAAGGTCAGAGAACTAGGTTTGGCAGCGGAACTACCGAAACCCTTTGTTGTCCCGGGACCCGTTCGTATGGAAGTAGATCTTTACCCAGGGGATTTTCTGACGGCGATGAAAGAGCAGTATTCAGCCCAGATGAACGGTGACACCGTGGTCCTTGAGGGTAAAAATGTGACCGAAGTTTGGGCAAAGTATTGGCAGATGAAGCTGGTTTGTTTAGAAAGGCTTTCGTGA